A window from Alphaproteobacteria bacterium encodes these proteins:
- a CDS encoding IS5/IS1182 family transposase, translated as LVENYFAKIKEFRGIATRYDKTDTSYAANLSLVATIIDLR; from the coding sequence TTGGTCGAGAACTATTTCGCCAAGATCAAGGAATTCCGGGGCATTGCTACGCGCTACGACAAAACCGACACAAGCTATGCCGCAAACTTGAGCCTCGTCGCCACCATCATTGATTTGCGTTAA